In Melitaea cinxia chromosome 21, ilMelCinx1.1, whole genome shotgun sequence, the sequence GATGAAATGCTTCGCAAACAAAAAAGCAATTTTAAGGCTTTTTCACGAACGATCACTAACATCGACTTCAACAACATCTCTGAAAAATGGGAATTCGAAGACATTTTAAAGCACATAGAGTCACGCTGGTCAAATATTGACAATTTGCATTGGGAGATCGACAGTGAACTGTACGAAGAAGATAAAGAATACGAGCGTTCCTTTAACATTTACGAGCGGGAATATATCGAAATCAAGaaagttttaaatcaaaaaatgtGGTCAGCATCTTTTAGAACACAATCAACACCAACTATGGACATACCATTCTTCCACGGAGATTATCATAAATGGAATTCATTTAAAGATCTATTTTTAGAAACGATTCATAAAAACCGTTCCATGTCCAATGCGCAGAAAATGCAGTTCTTAAAGAGCAAGGTCAAAGGGGAAGCAGAAAAACTCATACAGCATTTAAACGTCAGTACAGAGAACTATCAAATTTGTTGGGATATTCTGAATCACAGATATAACAACAAAAAGTTAATATTCAGCTCTCATATCAACATGTTATTGAATTTACCAACAATGTCACTTCAAACTGCAgcaattataaagaaaattcacGATACTGCAAATGAATGCTTGAATGCCATAAAGTCGCTTGGAGTCGACATCACTACGTGGGACCCGCTAGTGGTTCATATACTCTCTCAAAAACTTGACCAAGAGACACATAAGGATTACATAGAGTCTTTAAAAAACCCGAGAGAATTACCTACATTGGCCGAATTTTTCGAGTTCTTAGAAATGAAATTTACCTCACTAGAAGCTTCGAAACGAAAACAAGATAGTATTGCGCAAAAATCAACCTCGCAGTATTCTTCATTTAATACAAAGAAACCGAATcagcaaaataattataattacaataaatattcaacTAACAACGCATATCAACCGAACAAACATATTTCTAAATCGTTACTTGTTTCGTCAGCATTACAATGCCCCCAATGCAAAGGGAAACACGGCATTTTCAACTGTAAAGAATTTTTAGAAATGTCAAATGACATGAAGTTAAAGACTGTCTATGGCCTACGACTATGCACTAACTGTTTATATGATCACAAGGGAAACAAATGCATCTCAACAAAGACATGTAATAAATGTACAGAAATGCATAACACCTTACTGCATGACGCATTCAGTTATTCTTCACACACAGAAGCCAGCCACTCGGACAGAGTTAACGTATCACAGCAGAAAGCAGCGGAAATCCTTCTTGCAACAGCACTAATAAAAGTAACAGCTGCAGATGGTACGCAGCACACCATGCGAGCGCTTATTGACCAAGGATCTCAGATATCTCTCATCACCGAGAATGCAGCGCAGCGACTGCGATTGACCCGTCGTCGTTGCAAAGGCGTAGTATATGGACTAGGTTCTCAAGGAAATAATAGCAAGGGTTCTATACAAATAACAGCATCAGCAATAAACAGCGAATTCACGTTCAATACgaaagtaataataatgaatagtcTTATCAGTAATCTTCCGAATCGATCATTCTCTAAACCAGCGTGGCCGCATATAGAGCACATTCAATTAGCGGACCCCGAGTTTTATATCAGTAAACCGGTAGATCTGTTACTAGGTGCTGACATTTATTCCCTTATCATGATGGGAGGAATTATTAAGGGAGATAACGAATCCCAGCCCATTGCGCAACAAACGCAACTTGGTTGGTTATTATGCGGTAACGTTAAAACCTATCAATGTAACGTGATATCAACTAACACAGAAGATATACAAAGATTCTGGTCAATCGAAGACATCGTGGATACTTCTGAAAACACTTCATTAGAAGCCCATCATTGTGTTAAGCAGTATAATGAACAAACGACACGTCAATCAGACGGTCGATACATCGTAAGACTCCCTATGAAACCAGACGCCATGGAGAAATTAGGAGAGTCTAAGCAGAGAGCAACAGCACAGTTTCTTCAGTTAGAAAAAAAGCTCACAAGAAACGAAAAATTATCACACGATTACTCAGCCTTCATTGACGAGTATATTACATTGGGTCATATGCAAAAGGTAAACAAAATTGACGGTAATCCGAAACCGTCGTATTATTTACCGCACCATTGTGTCATTCGCCCCGACTCCACTACTACAACGTTGCGAGTCGTTTTCAATGCGTCATCACCCACGTCATCAGGACTTAGTCTTAACGACTTAATGTATAGCGGCCCCAAGTTGCAGAAAGATTTATTATCTTTGATTTTAAAATGGAGATTGTACGAGATCGCATTTACGGcagatattgaaaaaatgttcAGACAGATCAAATTACATCCTGAAGATcaaaatttacacaaaattatCTGGAGAGAACCGATCAAACAACAAACTCAATACTACAGCGATAATCGCCCTCTACttgaatataaattatcaaCCGTTACTTACGGTACTAAGGCCGCGCCTTTTCTTGCTATGATGACGCTGAAACAACTAGCGAAAGATGAAGGTCATAAATACTCGATCAGAGCTAAGCAAGCACTAGAAGAACAGTTCTACATGGATGACCTGTTGTTTGGGAGTGATGACATCAACTCTGCTTTCAAACTGAAAACTGAACTGATAGCACTTCTCAGTTCAGGTGGATTTAACCTCCGCAAGTGGTCGTCCAACAGCAAATTATTGACGGACCCTGTCTCAAATCAAACATCATTCGACTTCAAGCATTATGAATCAACAAAGGCTCTGGGATTAAAATGGATCCCTCAGGAAGACGTTTTATCGTTTCAACTCAATTTAAGCACTCCATCTAAATCGCTAACTAAGCGGGTACTTTTGTCGGAAATATCCAAAATATTCGACCCGTTAGGATGGCTGTCTCCCGTTACAACTAAGCtgaaacttttatttcaaacagTGTGGCTACACGACATCCAATGGAATAACGAACTACCAGAAGAATTGAAAAGGGAGTGGAATATAATCCGGGAAGATTTGGAATATATCAACGAGATAAAGGTACAGAGGTGGTTAAAAAGTCACGAATACGACACGATCGAGCTACATGGGTTTTGTGACGCATCAACTAAAGCGTACGCCTGTGTTGTttactacaaaatatataatcatcAAGATCAAAAGAGTACCAATCATTCATTTGTTGTCATCGGAGCAGCGAAAGCAAGACTAGTAcctgtaaagaaaaaaatcacattgCCACGACTCGAATTAATGGCATGCCTTTTACTATCAAAGTTAATGGATGTTGTTTCACGCACATTAACTAACTATAACATCAAAGTGTTTGGATGGACGGACTCCACCGCAGCATTAGGATGGATCCAAGGTGACTCTAATCGATGGAAGGCATTTGTAGCAAACAGGGTTGAACAGATCAAAACAATTATGCCTTCAGAATGCTGGCGCTATATAAAATCACAAGATAACCCAGCGGACTGTGCTAGTAGAGGAATCACTGTAAAACAACTACAGCAGCACCCCTTATGGTGGACTGGACCATCATGGTTAACCTCGTTCAATTCAAATTATCAAGAAGAATGCCCGATTTACTACACAGATCaagaaacaaaacaattaacTAAACATCAAACAGCTGTTGCTATTACAAACCAACATTGTATAATTAACGATATAATAAGCAGATACAGCAATTTCATTCATGCAACCAGAGTACTCGCTTGGATACTACGTGTGGTGTCACGTAACCGAGACTTATCaaataaacagttttatttatcaattaatgaattatta encodes:
- the LOC123664287 gene encoding uncharacterized protein LOC123664287 gives rise to the protein MPEKPQLGKLQMFETLMLKPSASPARRGGIKASPTPATASSDIDAHVDAPAIPVPQARPHQSSHSKEMKNSSTCSKLDEMLRKQKSNFKAFSRTITNIDFNNISEKWEFEDILKHIESRWSNIDNLHWEIDSELYEEDKEYERSFNIYEREYIEIKKVLNQKMWSASFRTQSTPTMDIPFFHGDYHKWNSFKDLFLETIHKNRSMSNAQKMQFLKSKVKGEAEKLIQHLNVSTENYQICWDILNHRYNNKKLIFSSHINMLLNLPTMSLQTAAIIKKIHDTANECLNAIKSLGVDITTWDPLVVHILSQKLDQETHKDYIESLKNPRELPTLAEFFEFLEMKFTSLEASKRKQDSIAQKSTSQYSSFNTKKPNQQNNYNYNKYSTNNAYQPNKHISKSLLVSSALQCPQCKGKHGIFNCKEFLEMSNDMKLKTVYGLRLCTNCLYDHKGNKCISTKTCNKCTEMHNTLLHDAFSYSSHTEASHSDRVNVSQQKAAEILLATALIKVTAADGTQHTMRALIDQGSQISLITENAAQRLRLTRRRCKGVVYGLGSQGNNSKGSIQITASAINSEFTFNTKVIIMNSLISNLPNRSFSKPAWPHIEHIQLADPEFYISKPVDLLLGADIYSLIMMGGIIKGDNESQPIAQQTQLGWLLCGNVKTYQCNVISTNTEDIQRFWSIEDIVDTSENTSLEAHHCVKQYNEQTTRQSDGRYIVRLPMKPDAMEKLGESKQRATAQFLQLEKKLTRNEKLSHDYSAFIDEYITLGHMQKVNKIDGNPKPSYYLPHHCVIRPDSTTTTLRVVFNASSPTSSGLSLNDLMYSGPKLQKDLLSLILKWRLYEIAFTADIEKMFRQIKLHPEDQNLHKIIWREPIKQQTQYYSDNRPLLEYKLSTVTYGTKAAPFLAMMTLKQLAKDEGHKYSIRAKQALEEQFYMDDLLFGSDDINSAFKLKTELIALLSSGGFNLRKWSSNSKLLTDPVSNQTSFDFKHYESTKALGLKWIPQEDVLSFQLNLSTPSKSLTKRVLLSEISKIFDPLGWLSPVTTKLKLLFQTVWLHDIQWNNELPEELKREWNIIREDLEYINEIKVQRWLKSHEYDTIELHGFCDASTKAYACVVYYKIYNHQDQKSTNHSFVVIGAAKARLVPVKKKITLPRLELMACLLLSKLMDVVSRTLTNYNIKVFGWTDSTAALGWIQGDSNRWKAFVANRVEQIKTIMPSECWRYIKSQDNPADCASRGITVKQLQQHPLWWTGPSWLTSFNSNYQEECPIYYTDQETKQLTKHQTAVAITNQHCIINDIISRYSNFIHATRVLAWILRVVSRNRDLSNKQFYLSINELLRAKHMIIKFYQNIEFTEEINCIFNQEKISSKSKILNLNPFLDKEGLLRVGSRIKHAQIEDDMKTPLIIPHESHLTNLLIDQAHRHTFHGGARLTLSRLRQHYWVIGGNRAVKKYIRKCVICRKHNPDKQNQLMGDLPAARCNPTRPFYNCGVDFTGYVDIKYNKGRGAKMTKGYIAVFVCMVTKAVHLELVSDLSSSAFISALRRMAARRGAPRHIYCDNGTNFVGAGRVLQKEYLNLQQLLDEQFYRQITDMNIQFHFNAPSWPSAGGLWEAAVKSLKHHLRRVLGEQKLTYEEYATLLAQIEACLNTRPLCAITEDPDDINFLTPSHFLASGPTLSILETERDERTRWQLTQKIFNDLWKRWQNEYLCQLSARSKWQQPQQNQKIGDVVIIHDTNLPPGKWPLGRVVDLHPGKDGHVRVVTIKTKNGTIQRPVVKLSTLPISN